One region of Erwinia tracheiphila genomic DNA includes:
- a CDS encoding L-threonylcarbamoyladenylate synthase, whose translation MSNKTIHWNGGLQPEAVNILSADGGMIVCPTKVGYIIMTSDAKGLERKFDAKQRNRNKPGVVLCGSLEQLKELAQLNPEIESLYQQHWDKDVLLGCILPWKEEAVARIPEDGSKDLMMDRRQTSCFVIKFGIPGEKLAKELWEKHGKFSFASSANPSGKGNRGLVEGIGERIESQADLIIEANDYVKSIQPNESEKTRYEQGVMVAMVDESGKLVPEQKGQRDITPCPVLIRKGLDMDKIMSILSDTFTTWDYRHGNYY comes from the coding sequence ATGAGTAACAAGACGATTCACTGGAACGGTGGCTTACAGCCAGAAGCGGTTAATATCCTGTCAGCCGACGGCGGCATGATTGTTTGTCCAACGAAAGTAGGCTATATCATTATGACTTCGGATGCAAAAGGGCTGGAGCGCAAATTTGATGCCAAGCAGCGTAACCGCAACAAGCCGGGCGTGGTGCTGTGTGGCTCACTGGAGCAGTTGAAAGAGCTGGCGCAGCTGAATCCTGAAATCGAATCCCTGTATCAGCAGCACTGGGACAAGGATGTGCTGCTGGGCTGCATTCTGCCGTGGAAAGAAGAGGCCGTTGCGCGTATCCCTGAGGATGGTTCTAAAGATCTGATGATGGATCGCCGCCAGACCAGCTGCTTTGTTATTAAATTTGGTATCCCCGGTGAAAAACTAGCAAAAGAGCTGTGGGAGAAGCACGGTAAATTTTCCTTTGCCAGCTCGGCCAATCCCTCAGGGAAAGGTAACCGCGGTCTGGTTGAAGGCATCGGTGAGCGCATTGAATCGCAGGCTGATCTGATTATTGAAGCGAATGACTACGTGAAATCTATCCAGCCTAATGAGTCCGAGAAAACCCGTTACGAGCAGGGTGTGATGGTGGCGATGGTTGATGAGAGCGGTAAGCTGGTACCCGAGCAGAAAGGCCAGCGTGATATTACGCCTTGCCCGGTGCTGATCCGTAAAGGTCTGGACATGGACAAAATCATGTCAATACTGTCAGACACCTTTACCACCTGGGATTACCGCCACGGTAATTACTATTAA
- a CDS encoding IS1 family transposase (programmed frameshift) produces MAKVDVVCPQCNETHAVRCNGHSASGAQRYICKHCSKTFLLNFSYSGAKPDTHQTIVNMAMNGYGCRDTPRVLGISLNTVLRHGKKISPKQVAENIDPETEVVICCEAGEQWPYVRCKSNPRWLFYAYDRIRKRALAHVFGPRNAPTLRRLLALLSKFNLAFYMTDAWPVYKVRLSATGHVVSKKYTQRTERHNLNLRTHIKRLTRRTICFSKSEEMHDKIIGWYLTLHHYQ; encoded by the exons ATGGCTAAAGTTGATGTCGTCTGCCCTCAGTGCAATGAAACTCATGCTGTACGATGTAACGGACATTCAGCATCCGGCGCCCAACGTTACATCTGCAAGCATTGTTCAAAGACCTTTCTGCTCAATTTTAGCTACTCCGGTGCCAAACCAGACACACACCAGACCATTGTTAATATGGCCATGAATGGTTACGGATGTCGCGATACCCCACGGGTTCTCGGTATCAGCCTCAATACGGTTCTGCGGCACG GTAAAAAAATTTCCCCAAAGCAGGTAGCTGAGAATATCGACCCCGAAACGGAGGTTGTTATCTGCTGTGAAGCCGGTGAACAATGGCCTTACGTGCGGTGTAAAAGCAATCCCCGGTGGTTGTTCTATGCTTATGACCGTATCCGCAAACGTGCTCTGGCCCACGTCTTCGGCCCGAGAAATGCCCCGACCCTGCGACGATTGCTGGCCCTGTTAAGCAAATTTAACCTTGCCTTTTATATGACAGATGCGTGGCCGGTTTATAAAGTTCGGTTAAGTGCAACAGGCCACGTGGTGAGCAAGAAATATACCCAACGGACAGAACGGCATAATCTTAATCTTCGCACACATATCAAACGACTGACCCGCAGAACAATTTGCTTTTCGAAGTCAGAGGAAATGCACGATAAGATCATCGGTTGGTATCTTACTCTTCATCATTATCAATAA
- a CDS encoding dihydroxyacetone kinase subunit DhaK has translation MLTTAVCGDIFASPGVDAILTAIINVSGDKGCLLIVKNYTGDSLNFGLAAEKARALGYSVEWVTVSDDIVLSDNPQPRGIAGTALVHKIVGYAAAEVKSLQEVANAARAVIEATSSIGVAFSSCHLPGDQQVKPGRSEPGMGIHGEPGVTTLGTQSSQQIVTLLSEKLQAHDKDREVVLLINNLGGFSSLEMGVLAREVLHSPLGHNVQQLIAPATLVSALDMKGFSLSILALSDYFKEMLCSPVEASGWQMPIALQFAQVTEGKKIPILPRGMPSENSSVANVVETIRRTSLVLEN, from the coding sequence ATGCTGACCACCGCAGTGTGTGGCGATATTTTTGCTTCACCCGGCGTGGATGCGATTCTTACCGCCATCATTAACGTCAGCGGCGATAAAGGATGTCTGCTGATCGTGAAAAATTACACGGGCGATAGCCTTAATTTTGGACTGGCGGCGGAAAAAGCCAGAGCACTTGGCTATAGCGTGGAATGGGTCACGGTAAGCGATGATATCGTTTTGTCGGATAATCCTCAGCCCCGTGGTATCGCCGGAACGGCACTGGTACACAAAATTGTCGGTTATGCTGCGGCGGAGGTAAAATCATTGCAGGAGGTGGCGAACGCGGCCAGAGCGGTAATTGAGGCGACATCCAGCATCGGCGTTGCTTTCTCATCCTGTCATCTGCCGGGTGATCAACAGGTGAAACCAGGGCGAAGTGAACCCGGTATGGGCATTCACGGTGAGCCGGGAGTCACAACGCTGGGCACACAAAGCAGTCAGCAGATTGTCACCCTGTTAAGTGAAAAACTGCAGGCACATGACAAAGATCGTGAAGTCGTGCTGCTGATCAACAATCTTGGTGGTTTTTCGTCACTGGAAATGGGGGTACTGGCGCGTGAAGTATTGCATTCGCCCTTAGGCCATAACGTACAGCAGCTCATTGCTCCGGCAACCCTGGTCAGCGCTTTGGACATGAAAGGGTTCTCGCTCTCCATACTGGCTTTATCCGATTATTTTAAGGAGATGCTGTGCTCACCTGTCGAGGCCAGCGGTTGGCAAATGCCGATTGCTTTGCAATTCGCCCAGGTGACTGAAGGAAAAAAGATCCCGATTCTGCCGCGTGGTATGCCGTCGGAAAACAGCAGCGTTGCCAATGTCGTGGAGACCATCCGCCGAACCTCATTGGTACTGGAAAACTAG
- the sbmA gene encoding peptide antibiotic transporter SbmA codes for MFKSFFPRPGLFFGSAAVWCLMAVLLWFEGGKTWLSHFSAFTHPAPLPNNALRFIAPGEMAFYLYYFAAFLLFAGFWRWFSPHPWQRWSVAGSALIIFATWFSVQVGVAVNAWYDPFYNLVQQAMGHPNTVKIDAFYTQLKEFLSIALTGVVIDVLNMFFISHYVFRWRTAMNHYYMAHWPELRGVEGASQRVQEDTMRFSSTLEDMGVSFINAIMTLIAFLPVLVTLSVHVKSVPILGTIPYALVIAAVLWSLLGTGMLAAIGIRLPGLSFRNQRVEAAYRKELVYGEDDARRATPPTVKDLFNNVRKNYFRLYFHYLYFNIARILYLQLDVVFSIIVLLPSIITGAITLGLMTQITNVFDQVRGSFQYLINSWSTLVELLSIYKRLRTFEQRINTTV; via the coding sequence ATGTTTAAATCCTTTTTCCCAAGACCTGGGTTGTTTTTTGGCAGCGCTGCCGTCTGGTGCTTGATGGCCGTATTGTTGTGGTTTGAAGGCGGCAAAACCTGGTTATCCCATTTTTCAGCGTTTACACATCCTGCGCCGCTCCCGAACAATGCCCTGCGTTTTATCGCACCAGGGGAAATGGCTTTCTACCTGTATTATTTTGCCGCCTTTTTACTGTTTGCCGGTTTCTGGCGGTGGTTTAGTCCTCATCCCTGGCAACGCTGGTCAGTCGCAGGTTCAGCGCTGATTATTTTTGCCACCTGGTTTTCGGTTCAGGTAGGCGTGGCGGTCAACGCCTGGTACGATCCTTTTTATAATCTGGTTCAACAGGCGATGGGCCACCCCAACACCGTGAAGATTGATGCTTTCTACACTCAGCTGAAAGAATTTCTAAGTATTGCGCTGACAGGCGTGGTGATTGATGTACTGAATATGTTCTTTATCAGCCACTACGTTTTCCGCTGGCGTACGGCAATGAACCATTACTATATGGCGCACTGGCCTGAACTACGTGGGGTTGAAGGTGCCTCCCAACGAGTCCAGGAAGACACCATGCGTTTCTCTTCCACACTTGAGGATATGGGCGTTAGCTTTATTAATGCGATCATGACCCTGATTGCCTTTTTACCCGTACTGGTTACCCTGTCGGTGCATGTCAAAAGCGTGCCGATCCTTGGGACAATTCCTTATGCCCTGGTCATTGCTGCCGTGCTCTGGTCATTACTGGGTACCGGCATGCTGGCAGCAATTGGTATCAGACTACCCGGACTGTCATTTCGGAATCAGCGGGTGGAAGCGGCTTACCGAAAAGAACTGGTCTATGGCGAAGACGATGCACGGCGGGCCACTCCCCCGACCGTGAAAGACCTGTTCAACAACGTGCGTAAAAATTACTTCCGCCTGTATTTCCACTATCTCTACTTCAATATCGCCCGAATTCTTTATCTGCAGCTCGACGTCGTGTTCAGCATTATTGTGTTGCTCCCCTCCATTATCACTGGCGCCATTACACTGGGGCTGATGACGCAGATTACTAATGTGTTCGATCAGGTGCGCGGCTCTTTTCAATATTTGATTAACTCGTGGTCAACGCTGGTAGAACTGCTGTCCATTTATAAACGTTTACGTACCTTTGAGCAGCGGATAAACACTACCGTGTAA
- a CDS encoding LysR family transcriptional regulator → MSDLENLHAMIIFAKVVETLSYTEAARLLGLSKSSVSKTISALEVRFGTTLLQRTTRKIVVTDVGMTWYHYCARILSEVKNADLFIRQLHEESTGSLRLVAPVTFGCQCIVPVLSKFIASNLHVSVDLDLTDRQVNLVDDNIDLAIVVRRERPEHSYCQPLIDISWGLYASPDYLGKMPAISSPDDLPCHDFILFRGPAHTLFLPFRKEKQKRNIDVRSRFRANNSTALVNSAIACIGIAYLPDYSAQEAVKAGKLVRILPEWQMDLFQSWILSRDDSIVSPRIRLFVEALQKALQQK, encoded by the coding sequence ATGAGCGACCTAGAAAATCTGCACGCGATGATTATTTTCGCCAAAGTGGTGGAAACGCTGAGTTATACCGAAGCAGCCAGGTTACTGGGGCTGTCCAAGTCATCGGTCAGTAAAACGATTTCCGCACTTGAGGTGCGCTTTGGCACAACGCTTTTGCAACGCACTACCCGCAAGATCGTCGTGACCGATGTGGGCATGACATGGTATCACTATTGCGCACGTATTCTCAGCGAGGTGAAAAATGCCGACCTGTTTATCCGCCAGTTGCACGAAGAGTCCACCGGCAGCCTGCGTCTGGTTGCACCAGTAACCTTCGGCTGCCAGTGCATTGTCCCGGTGCTGAGTAAGTTTATTGCCAGCAACCTGCACGTCAGTGTCGATCTTGATCTCACTGATCGGCAGGTCAATCTGGTCGACGACAATATTGACCTGGCCATCGTGGTGCGCCGCGAGCGCCCGGAACACAGTTACTGCCAGCCGCTGATCGATATCAGCTGGGGGCTATATGCCTCACCTGATTATCTGGGAAAAATGCCTGCTATCAGCAGTCCCGATGATCTGCCGTGCCATGATTTCATTCTGTTTCGCGGCCCGGCTCACACCCTCTTCCTGCCGTTTCGTAAAGAAAAACAAAAACGGAATATCGACGTGCGCAGCCGCTTTCGCGCCAACAACAGCACCGCGCTGGTGAATTCCGCCATTGCCTGTATCGGCATTGCCTACCTCCCTGACTACAGCGCGCAGGAGGCGGTTAAAGCAGGCAAGCTGGTTCGCATCCTGCCAGAATGGCAGATGGATCTTTTTCAGTCGTGGATTTTAAGCAGGGACGACAGCATTGTTTCGCCGCGCATCAGGCTGTTTGTTGAAGCCTTGCAGAAGGCGTTACAGCAGAAATAA
- a CDS encoding DAK2 domain-containing protein: MFTAAGQTLQQGVSLAEGFCWGLERMQYYGGARPGHRTMIDALMPAFTAL; encoded by the coding sequence ATGTTCACGGCGGCGGGCCAGACGTTGCAGCAGGGCGTATCGCTGGCGGAAGGGTTCTGCTGGGGGCTGGAACGTATGCAATACTACGGTGGTGCCAGACCAGGGCACCGGACAATGATCGATGCGCTGATGCCAGCGTTTACCGCGCTGTAG
- a CDS encoding IS256 family transposase: MDEKKLKALAAELAKGLKTEAGLNQFSRMLTKLTVETALNAELTDHLGHEKNAPKTGTNTRNGYSSKTLLCNDGEIGLNTPRDRENTFEPQLIKKNQTRITQMDSQILSLYAKGMTTREIVDTFKEMYDADVSPPLISKVTDAVKEQVAEWQNRQLDALYPIVYLDCIVVKVRQNGSVINKAVFLAPGINTEGRKELPGMWLAENEGAKFWLNVLTELKNRGLQDILIACVDGLKGFPDAINSVYLQTHIQLCIIHMVRNRLKYVAWKDYKAVTGGLKTVYQAPTEAAARMALAAFAEEWDDKYPQISKSWRAHGENLNTFFGYPSDIRKAIYTTNAIESLNSVIRAAIKKRKVFPTDDSVRKVIYLAIQSASKKWSMPIQNCRLAMSRFIIEFGDRLSVHL, from the coding sequence ATGGACGAGAAGAAACTTAAGGCCCTTGCTGCTGAACTGGCCAAAGGCCTCAAAACTGAGGCCGGCCTTAATCAGTTTTCCCGCATGCTCACGAAGCTGACCGTTGAAACGGCACTCAATGCAGAACTGACTGACCACCTCGGGCATGAGAAAAATGCCCCTAAAACCGGCACCAATACCCGCAACGGCTACTCTTCGAAAACGCTGCTGTGCAACGACGGTGAAATCGGGCTAAACACGCCGCGCGACCGGGAAAATACCTTTGAACCTCAGCTGATTAAGAAGAATCAGACGCGTATCACGCAGATGGACAGCCAGATTTTATCCTTGTATGCCAAAGGCATGACCACGCGGGAAATCGTCGATACGTTCAAAGAGATGTACGATGCTGATGTGTCACCGCCCCTGATATCAAAAGTCACGGATGCCGTTAAAGAGCAGGTCGCCGAATGGCAGAATCGCCAGCTGGATGCGCTCTATCCCATTGTTTATCTGGACTGTATTGTTGTTAAGGTTCGTCAGAATGGCAGCGTGATTAACAAAGCGGTGTTCCTGGCACCGGGCATCAATACCGAAGGCCGGAAAGAGCTTCCGGGGATGTGGCTGGCTGAAAATGAAGGTGCAAAGTTCTGGCTGAACGTGCTGACGGAACTTAAAAATCGCGGCCTTCAGGACATCCTGATTGCCTGCGTGGATGGCCTGAAGGGCTTCCCGGATGCGATAAACAGCGTCTATCTGCAGACTCACATCCAGCTGTGCATCATCCACATGGTGCGTAACCGCCTGAAATACGTGGCGTGGAAGGACTACAAAGCGGTCACGGGCGGGCTGAAAACCGTTTATCAGGCACCAACAGAAGCGGCCGCACGGATGGCGCTGGCTGCGTTCGCCGAAGAATGGGATGACAAATATCCACAAATCAGCAAAAGCTGGCGTGCGCACGGGGAAAACCTCAATACGTTCTTCGGCTATCCGTCTGACATCCGAAAAGCTATCTACACCACGAATGCCATTGAGTCGCTGAACAGCGTGATCCGTGCCGCCATTAAGAAACGCAAGGTATTCCCGACGGATGACTCAGTGCGAAAGGTTATTTACCTGGCAATCCAGTCGGCATCGAAAAAATGGAGTATGCCGATCCAGAACTGTCGGCTGGCGATGAGCCGCTTTATTATTGAGTTCGGTGACCGCCTGAGCGTTCACCTTTGA
- a CDS encoding trehalase family glycosidase: MRFSTSWKPTIARLAARRNDAHTAEQFQQKAVRRRTSVDKYLWDNDARPYRDYNWCERQKAVFSAAAVTPLYVGMSSLEQATDTAAALRSHLIAPCGLLSTVKESGEQWDRPNGWVPIQGSVWISKIILLLAYYLTDFTRKVLIYRK, from the coding sequence ATGCGTTTCTCTACAAGCTGGAAACCAACCATTGCGCGCCTCGCTGCACGACGCAATGATGCTCACACGGCAGAGCAGTTTCAGCAGAAAGCGGTGCGTCGTCGTACAAGCGTCGATAAATATCTGTGGGATAATGACGCGCGTCCTTATCGCGATTATAACTGGTGCGAGCGGCAAAAAGCGGTGTTCTCCGCTGCTGCGGTGACGCCGCTGTATGTCGGCATGTCCAGCCTTGAACAGGCGACAGACACGGCTGCTGCGCTTCGTTCACACCTGATCGCGCCCTGTGGGCTGCTTTCCACAGTCAAGGAGAGCGGTGAACAATGGGACAGGCCAAACGGCTGGGTGCCAATACAGGGGTCAGTTTGGATATCGAAAATTATTCTACTTTTAGCGTATTATTTAACCGACTTCACTCGTAAAGTATTGATTTATAGGAAGTAG
- a CDS encoding trehalase family glycosidase, whose translation MLGVAAGGQPSLLRKMADNFAWIIDTWGHIPNGSRTYYLSHPQQSVFALMVELFEKGGVNAVRRYLKQLKCEYAFWMVPTALCPMRRIAMWLCWKAARY comes from the coding sequence ATGTTAGGGGTTGCCGCAGGAGGGCAACCCTCCCTGTTGAGAAAGATGGCGGACAACTTCGCGTGGATAATTGATACTTGGGGCCATATTCCGAACGGTAGTCGTACCTACTATCTCAGCCACCCGCAGCAGTCGGTGTTTGCCCTGATGGTGGAGCTTTTTGAGAAGGGTGGCGTTAACGCGGTGCGCCGCTATTTAAAACAGCTTAAGTGTGAATATGCTTTCTGGATGGTGCCGACCGCTTTGTGCCCAATGAGGCGTATCGCCATGTGGTTATGCTGGAAGGCGGCTCGGTACTGA
- the gltP gene encoding glutamate/aspartate:proton symporter GltP, whose product MKAVKFSLAWQILTALVLGIVVGAILHNEPSEREWLITNILSPAGDIFIHLIKMIVVPIVISTLVVGIAGVGDAKKLGRIGLKTIIYFEVITTIAIVIGITLANVFQPGYGIDMSTLATVDISKYEATTVQVESGTHSLVATILSLIPQNIFATLARGDMLPIIFFSVLFGLALSSLPSEQREPLLNVFRSTSETMFKVTHMIMRYAPVGVFALIAVTIANFGFASLWPLAKLVLLVYAAILLFAFVVLGIVARICNLRITTLMHILKDELILSYSTSSSETVLPRIMEKMEAYGAPISITSFVVPTGYSFNLDGSTLYQSIAAIFIAQLYGINLSISQEIVLVLTLMVTSKGIAGVPGVSFVVLLATLGSVGIPLEGLAFIAGVDRIMDMARTALNVVGNALAVLVIAKWENQFDNDKARAYEAKLRRTAS is encoded by the coding sequence GCAAATATTGACGGCATTGGTGCTGGGGATTGTCGTTGGGGCGATACTGCATAATGAACCTTCTGAACGTGAATGGTTAATCACTAACATTCTGAGTCCTGCCGGTGATATCTTTATTCATCTGATCAAGATGATTGTGGTACCCATTGTCATCTCTACGCTTGTTGTCGGTATCGCCGGCGTAGGTGACGCAAAAAAACTCGGGCGTATTGGCCTCAAAACTATCATCTATTTCGAAGTGATTACCACCATTGCCATTGTAATAGGGATTACCCTGGCAAATGTGTTCCAGCCTGGTTACGGCATTGATATGTCAACGCTGGCAACGGTGGACATCTCTAAATATGAAGCCACCACTGTTCAGGTTGAGAGCGGTACACACAGCCTGGTTGCCACCATTTTGTCGCTGATCCCGCAGAATATTTTTGCGACGCTGGCCAGGGGCGACATGCTGCCGATTATCTTTTTCTCCGTGCTGTTTGGCCTTGCGCTGTCTTCTCTGCCGTCTGAACAGCGTGAACCCTTGCTGAATGTATTCCGCTCCACCTCTGAAACCATGTTCAAGGTGACGCATATGATTATGCGTTATGCGCCGGTTGGGGTGTTTGCGCTGATAGCAGTGACCATTGCCAACTTTGGCTTCGCCTCACTATGGCCGCTGGCCAAGCTGGTGCTGCTGGTTTATGCCGCTATCCTGTTGTTCGCCTTTGTGGTGCTGGGTATCGTAGCCCGTATATGCAATCTGCGAATCACCACCCTGATGCACATTCTGAAAGATGAGTTGATCCTGTCCTACTCCACGTCCAGCTCGGAAACGGTACTGCCGCGTATTATGGAGAAGATGGAAGCCTATGGTGCGCCAATTTCCATTACCAGCTTTGTTGTGCCTACCGGCTACTCATTTAATCTTGACGGTTCCACACTTTATCAGAGCATCGCGGCGATTTTCATTGCCCAGCTGTATGGCATTAACCTTTCAATTAGCCAGGAAATCGTGCTGGTCCTGACGTTGATGGTGACGTCAAAAGGGATTGCTGGCGTACCAGGTGTTTCCTTTGTTGTCCTGCTGGCGACGCTGGGTAGCGTCGGTATTCCGCTGGAAGGGCTGGCATTTATCGCTGGCGTTGACCGTATTATGGATATGGCCCGTACTGCACTCAACGTGGTGGGTAATGCGCTAGCAGTGTTGGTTATCGCCAAGTGGGAAAATCAGTTTGATAATGACAAGGCGAGAGCTTACGAAGCGAAGCTCAGGCGCACCGCTTCCTGA